TGAAGACGAAGCCGAGGTCATCGTCTGACCTGCGAGAAGGTGGTGGAGGTGATGGGACTTGAACCCACGGCTTCTACGTTGCGAACGTAGCGCTCTACCGGACTGAGCTACACCCCCGGAACGGTCCACGCTACCAAAGCGCCTCTCGGCGGCTTCGGGGTCATTGCCGTGCGCGCGTGCGTAGGCTCGCCGCCACGAACCACTACGAACGACTGGGTGTGCGTCGCGAAGCAACGCCGGCTGAGCTTCGTCAGGCGTACCGACGGAAGGCGCTCGACGCGCATCCCGATCGGTTGAGCGACGGCGCGCCCGCTGACGTCATGGCCGCGATCAACGAGGCCTGGAACGTGCTCGGCGATCCGGCGCGGCGGGCGGAGTACGACCGGGCGCTCGTCGCCGAGATGGTTCGGTCTCCGGTTGCACCCCCGGCGCCACCGCCTGCCCACGCTTCGGTGCAGCCGGACG
This sequence is a window from Acidimicrobiia bacterium. Protein-coding genes within it:
- a CDS encoding J domain-containing protein, whose protein sequence is MRRLAATNHYERLGVRREATPAELRQAYRRKALDAHPDRLSDGAPADVMAAINEAWNVLGDPARRAEYDRALVAEMVRSPVAPPAPPPAHASVQPDDDPEPTWVDLTHSLRTFRWALTAFLVLGGTLLLLIFFLIVFPQSG